A portion of the Desulfovibrio sp. Huiquan2017 genome contains these proteins:
- a CDS encoding YgeY family selenium metabolism-linked hydrolase, whose protein sequence is MPNKEKYCNLSVALCQELISLPSLSGQEADVAKALTAAMEANGFHKVTVDRYGNVLGRIKGDKPGPCVLFDGHMDVVPVPDPAAWTHAPFGGDIKDGKVWGRGSSDMKGALASMVGAAAWFAKETKGRFAGEVCVAGVVHEELFEGIAAREISQAVKPDFVIIGEASELNLKIGQRGRAEIVVETMGVPAHSANPDKGVNAVHLMTDLIREIDRIEAPEQPVLGKGICVLTDIKSTPYPGSSVVPSGCRATYDRRLLVGETPESVLAPINEAIRRLAEGNPDFKAKACFAKGRETCYTDVHIQGERFFPGWLFDPEAPFVTAVLAGLRDAGLDPGLSHYSFCTNGSHYAGEAGIRTLGYGPSRENLAHTIDEHVEVDQLHKVTVGYKAIIEALLACE, encoded by the coding sequence ATGCCGAACAAGGAAAAGTACTGCAACCTGAGCGTGGCCTTGTGCCAGGAGCTTATCTCCCTGCCCAGCCTCTCCGGCCAGGAGGCCGACGTGGCCAAGGCCTTGACCGCCGCCATGGAGGCCAACGGCTTCCACAAGGTCACCGTGGACCGCTACGGCAACGTCCTGGGCCGCATCAAGGGCGACAAACCCGGCCCGTGCGTCCTGTTCGACGGGCACATGGACGTGGTCCCCGTGCCCGATCCGGCCGCCTGGACCCATGCGCCCTTCGGCGGCGACATCAAGGACGGCAAGGTCTGGGGCCGAGGCTCCTCGGACATGAAGGGCGCCCTGGCCTCCATGGTCGGGGCCGCCGCATGGTTCGCCAAGGAGACCAAGGGCAGATTCGCGGGCGAAGTCTGCGTGGCGGGGGTGGTCCACGAGGAACTCTTCGAGGGCATCGCCGCGCGGGAGATATCCCAGGCGGTCAAGCCGGACTTCGTCATCATCGGCGAGGCCTCCGAACTGAACCTCAAGATCGGGCAGAGAGGCCGCGCCGAGATCGTGGTCGAGACCATGGGCGTGCCCGCGCACTCGGCCAACCCGGACAAGGGTGTCAACGCCGTGCACCTGATGACCGACCTGATCCGCGAGATCGACCGCATCGAGGCCCCGGAGCAGCCGGTCCTGGGCAAGGGCATCTGCGTGCTCACGGACATCAAGTCCACGCCTTACCCGGGCTCGTCCGTGGTCCCCAGCGGCTGCCGCGCGACCTATGACCGCCGTCTGCTGGTGGGCGAGACCCCGGAATCCGTCCTGGCCCCCATCAACGAAGCCATCCGGCGGCTGGCCGAGGGCAATCCGGACTTCAAGGCCAAGGCCTGCTTCGCCAAGGGCCGCGAAACCTGCTACACCGACGTGCACATCCAGGGCGAGCGTTTCTTCCCGGGCTGGCTGTTCGACCCCGAAGCCCCGTTTGTGACCGCCGTCCTGGCCGGGCTCAGGGACGCCGGGCTCGATCCCGGGCTGTCCCATTACTCCTTCTGCACCAACGGCTCCCACTACGCGGGCGAAGCGGGCATCCGCACCCTGGGCTACGGCCCGTCGCGCGAAAACCTGGCCCACACCATCGACGAGCACGTCGAAGTGGACCAACTGCACAAGGTCACCGTGGGCTACAAGGCCATCATCGAGGCCCTGCTCGCTTGCGAATAG